One window of Corynebacterium doosanense CAU 212 = DSM 45436 genomic DNA carries:
- the murA gene encoding UDP-N-acetylglucosamine 1-carboxyvinyltransferase, producing the protein MKDRFRVQGGARLSGMVKVDGAKNSVLKLMAAALLAEGTTTLNNCPGILDVPLMQNVLRGLGCEVEIDGSTVRITTPAVVSPNADFDAVRQFRASVAVLGPLTARCGRAVVALPGGDAIGSRPLDMHQSGLEKLGATTKILHGAVVAEAGTLRGANIKLDFPSVGATENILTAAVLAEGTTVLDNAAREPEIIDLCEMLVSMGARIDGAGTSTITITGVSELHPTEHDVIGDRIVAGTWAYAAVMTQGDITVGGIAPRHLHLALQKLRMAGADVETYENGFRVRMDRRPTAVDYQTLPFPGFPTDLQPMAIGISAVADGTSVITENVFESRFRFVDEMLRLGADASVDGHHVVIRGLERLSSTEVWSSDIRAGAGLVLAGLVSEGETIVHDVYHIDRGYPRFVENLQRLGADVTRLVGTEQ; encoded by the coding sequence GTGAAAGATCGATTCAGAGTTCAAGGTGGCGCCCGCCTCAGCGGCATGGTCAAGGTTGACGGAGCAAAGAACAGCGTGCTCAAGCTCATGGCCGCGGCCCTGCTCGCGGAGGGCACGACCACGCTGAACAACTGCCCGGGGATTCTCGACGTCCCCCTCATGCAGAACGTCCTGCGCGGCCTCGGCTGCGAGGTGGAGATCGACGGCTCGACGGTGCGCATCACCACGCCCGCGGTGGTCTCTCCCAACGCGGACTTCGACGCGGTCCGACAGTTCCGGGCCTCCGTCGCCGTGCTTGGCCCGCTCACCGCCAGGTGCGGACGGGCGGTCGTCGCGCTTCCGGGTGGCGACGCCATCGGCTCCCGCCCCCTGGACATGCACCAGTCGGGCCTGGAGAAACTCGGCGCCACCACCAAGATCCTCCACGGCGCCGTCGTCGCGGAAGCCGGAACCCTCCGCGGCGCGAACATCAAACTCGACTTCCCCTCCGTCGGTGCGACCGAGAACATCCTCACGGCCGCGGTCCTCGCCGAGGGGACGACGGTGCTGGACAATGCCGCACGTGAGCCGGAGATCATCGACCTCTGCGAGATGCTCGTCTCCATGGGTGCGCGCATCGACGGCGCGGGTACCTCCACCATCACCATCACCGGTGTCTCCGAGCTCCATCCCACGGAACACGACGTCATCGGCGACCGGATTGTCGCCGGCACCTGGGCGTATGCCGCGGTGATGACCCAGGGTGACATCACGGTCGGCGGCATCGCTCCCCGCCACCTCCACCTCGCGCTGCAGAAACTGCGGATGGCCGGGGCGGATGTGGAGACCTACGAGAACGGCTTCCGCGTGCGGATGGACCGTCGGCCCACGGCGGTGGACTACCAGACGCTCCCGTTCCCCGGCTTTCCGACGGATCTCCAGCCCATGGCGATCGGCATCTCGGCCGTCGCCGACGGCACCAGCGTCATCACCGAGAACGTCTTCGAGTCCAGGTTCCGTTTCGTCGACGAGATGCTCAGGCTCGGCGCTGATGCCTCGGTCGACGGCCACCACGTGGTGATCCGCGGACTGGAGAGACTCTCCTCCACTGAGGTCTGGAGCTCGGACATCCGCGCCGGCGCCGGACTGGTACTTGCCGGGCTGGTCTCGGAGGGGGAGACGATCGTGCACGACGTCTATCACATTGACCGGGGCTACCCGAGGTTCGTGGAGAACCTCCAGCGGCTGGGGGCCGACGTCACCCGGTTGGTGGGAACTGAGCAGTAG
- the ramA gene encoding acetate metabolism transcriptional regulator RamA, with the protein MDSQRIKDDDEAIRAALTSLKTATGIPVTMYGTLLSDNRLQLTHWVGLRTPALQNLIMEPGAGVGGRVVTTRRAVGVSDYVRANLISHEYDKAVQDESLHSIVAVPVIVQREIRGVLYVGVHSPVRLGDKVIEEVTMTARTLEQDLAVNSSLRRAEGGKAVGKNGRVMNGAEWEQVRSTHSKLRMLANRVEDESLRRELEILCDQMVSPVRVKQSTKLSARELDVLSCVALGHTNVEAAEEMGIGAETVKSYLRSVMRKLGAHTRYEAVNAARRIGALP; encoded by the coding sequence ATGGATTCCCAGCGAATCAAGGACGACGACGAGGCCATCCGCGCGGCGTTGACCTCGTTAAAGACGGCCACGGGGATCCCGGTGACCATGTACGGAACCCTGCTTTCCGATAACCGGCTTCAGCTCACCCACTGGGTTGGGCTTCGCACCCCCGCACTGCAGAATCTCATCATGGAACCGGGGGCGGGAGTGGGCGGCCGGGTGGTCACCACCCGCCGCGCGGTCGGTGTCTCCGACTATGTGCGGGCGAACCTCATCTCTCATGAGTACGACAAGGCCGTCCAGGACGAGTCTCTCCATTCCATCGTCGCCGTCCCCGTGATCGTGCAGAGGGAGATCCGGGGCGTCCTCTACGTGGGCGTCCATTCGCCCGTGCGCCTGGGCGACAAGGTCATCGAGGAAGTCACCATGACGGCCCGGACCCTGGAGCAGGACCTCGCGGTGAACTCCTCCCTGCGTCGCGCCGAGGGTGGCAAGGCCGTGGGCAAGAACGGCAGGGTCATGAACGGCGCCGAATGGGAGCAGGTGAGGTCAACCCACTCCAAGCTGCGGATGCTGGCGAACCGGGTGGAGGACGAGTCGCTTCGTCGAGAGCTGGAAATCCTCTGTGACCAGATGGTCTCCCCGGTGCGGGTCAAGCAGTCCACCAAACTCTCCGCACGCGAGCTCGATGTCCTCTCCTGTGTCGCCCTCGGACATACCAACGTCGAGGCCGCGGAGGAGATGGGGATCGGCGCGGAGACGGTGAAGTCCTACCTGCGTTCCGTGATGAGGAAGCTCGGCGCGCACACCAGGTACGAAGCCGTGAATGCCGCCAGGCGCATCGGCGCCCTTCCCTGA
- the cysK gene encoding cysteine synthase A: protein MAKINDNILDLIGGTPLVKLNGIVKDDDVKATILAKLEFYNPANSVKDRIGKAIVDAAEKSGELKPGGTIVEGTSGNTGIALALVGAARGYNVVLTMPETMSNERRVLLRAFGAEIVLTPGSAGMQGALDKANEIVAERDNAILARQFSNEANVRVHYDTTGPEIWNDTDGQIDYFVAGVGTGGTISGAGKYLKEQNADIKNIAVEPAASPLLSEGKAGPHKIQGLGANFIPEIYDRNAVDEILKVSNEDAVSVSRKLATTDGILGGISAGANVRAALEVAKRPEAEGKTIVVIIPDFGERYVSTILYEDIRD from the coding sequence ATGGCAAAGATCAACGACAACATCCTCGACCTCATCGGCGGCACGCCGCTGGTCAAACTCAACGGCATCGTCAAGGACGACGACGTCAAGGCCACCATCCTGGCCAAGCTCGAGTTCTACAACCCCGCCAACTCCGTCAAGGACCGTATCGGCAAGGCGATCGTCGACGCCGCCGAGAAGTCCGGCGAGCTGAAGCCGGGCGGCACCATCGTCGAGGGCACCTCCGGCAACACCGGCATCGCCCTAGCGCTGGTCGGCGCCGCGCGCGGTTACAACGTCGTCCTCACCATGCCCGAGACGATGTCCAACGAGCGTCGCGTGCTGCTGCGTGCCTTCGGTGCGGAGATCGTCCTCACCCCGGGTTCCGCCGGCATGCAGGGTGCCCTGGACAAGGCGAACGAGATCGTCGCCGAGCGCGACAACGCCATCCTCGCCCGCCAGTTCTCCAACGAGGCAAACGTCCGGGTCCACTACGACACCACCGGCCCGGAGATCTGGAACGACACCGACGGCCAGATCGACTACTTCGTCGCCGGCGTCGGCACCGGCGGCACCATCTCCGGTGCCGGCAAGTACCTCAAGGAGCAGAACGCCGACATCAAGAACATCGCCGTCGAGCCCGCCGCCTCTCCCCTGCTCTCCGAGGGCAAGGCCGGCCCGCACAAGATCCAGGGCCTGGGTGCGAACTTCATCCCCGAGATCTACGACCGCAACGCCGTGGACGAGATCCTCAAGGTCTCCAACGAGGACGCCGTGTCCGTCTCCCGCAAGCTGGCCACGACCGACGGCATCCTCGGCGGCATCTCCGCCGGCGCCAACGTGCGCGCCGCTCTCGAGGTGGCCAAGCGCCCCGAGGCCGAGGGCAAGACCATCGTGGTCATCATCCCGGACTTCGGTGAGCGCTACGTCTCCACCATCCTCTACGAGGACATCCGCGACTAG
- the epsC gene encoding serine O-acetyltransferase EpsC, translating into MNILSMIREDLQNARVHDPAARGDAENAIVYSGLHAIWLHRVTHRLWTRGLKAPARILSQITRFLTGIEIHPGATIGRRFFIDHGMGIVIGETAEIGDDVMLYHGVTLGGQVLTQTKRHPTLEDGVIVGAGAKILGPITVGAGSSVGANAVVTKDVPADSIATGVPAKIRPRKKDENQHLVDPDCYVI; encoded by the coding sequence ATGAATATCCTGTCGATGATCCGCGAAGATCTGCAGAACGCCCGCGTCCATGATCCCGCGGCCAGAGGCGACGCAGAAAACGCCATCGTCTACTCGGGGTTGCACGCGATCTGGCTCCACCGGGTCACCCACCGGCTCTGGACCCGGGGGCTGAAGGCACCCGCCCGCATCCTTTCCCAGATCACCCGGTTCCTCACGGGCATCGAGATTCATCCGGGCGCGACGATCGGCCGGCGATTTTTCATCGACCACGGCATGGGCATCGTCATCGGCGAAACCGCGGAGATCGGCGACGACGTGATGCTCTACCACGGGGTCACCCTGGGCGGGCAGGTACTCACGCAGACCAAGCGGCACCCCACCCTGGAGGACGGGGTCATTGTGGGCGCAGGAGCCAAGATCCTCGGCCCCATCACCGTCGGTGCGGGCTCCTCGGTGGGAGCGAACGCGGTGGTGACCAAGGACGTGCCGGCAGACTCGATCGCCACCGGTGTGCCCGCCAAGATCCGGCCACGCAAGAAGGATGAGAACCAGCATCTGGTGGATCCGGACTGCTACGTCATCTGA
- a CDS encoding GNAT family N-acetyltransferase, with protein MTENNRTVRHDEAGSRYVIEVDGTEAGFAAYTDHGDVRDFNHTVVSEDFRGQGLSSPLIREALDDTRSAGKTITPSCSAVENFLSKNEEYQDLVAQ; from the coding sequence ATGACCGAGAACAACCGCACCGTCCGACACGACGAGGCAGGAAGCCGTTACGTCATCGAGGTCGACGGCACCGAGGCAGGTTTCGCCGCCTACACCGATCACGGCGATGTCCGCGACTTCAACCACACCGTCGTCTCCGAGGACTTCCGTGGCCAGGGGCTCTCCAGCCCGCTGATCCGCGAGGCGCTGGATGACACCCGCTCCGCGGGCAAGACGATCACCCCGTCCTGCTCGGCAGTGGAGAACTTCCTCTCCAAGAACGAGGAGTACCAGGATCTCGTGGCTCAGTAA
- a CDS encoding metal-sensitive transcriptional regulator — MTEQTHDDTSCHADTHGYHENKARYLARMRRIEGQARGIHRMIDEDAYCIDILTQVSAVTSALENVSLALLEDHLEHCVTNAAREGGVVAEEKVAEAMAAIRRLVKS; from the coding sequence ATGACCGAGCAGACGCACGATGACACGTCCTGCCACGCCGACACCCACGGCTATCACGAGAACAAGGCCCGCTACCTGGCCAGGATGCGGCGCATCGAGGGCCAGGCACGGGGAATCCACCGGATGATCGACGAGGACGCGTACTGCATCGACATCCTCACCCAGGTTTCCGCCGTCACGTCGGCCCTGGAGAACGTCTCCCTCGCGCTGCTGGAGGACCATCTCGAGCACTGCGTCACCAATGCCGCCCGGGAGGGGGGTGTCGTCGCCGAGGAGAAGGTCGCCGAGGCGATGGCGGCCATCCGGCGGCTGGTGAAGTCCTGA
- a CDS encoding succinate CoA transferase codes for MSDRILNSELKNKVMSAEEAAKFVNNGDNVGMSGFTGAGYPKALPAAIAENAKAAHEKGEEFKINVFTGASTGPETDAVLSAAEAINFRTPYNSDKELRSQINKGEAFYSDIHLSHLGQQVQQGFFGDMQVAILECVKINEDGSLVPSSAVGNNVEYAAKADKIILEVNSWQSLDLEGMHDIYAPEELWDRTPIQITKVGNRIGDMYHKIDVSKVVAVVETDSADRNSPFTEPDDISKKIAENFLQFLEDEVAAGRLTYDNYVMQSGVGNVPNAVMSGLLDSKFENITAYTEVIQDGMLDLIDAGKMSMASATSFALSPEAAVRMNEKADFYNKHIILRPQATSNNPEVIRRLGLIATNGLIEADIYGNVNSTNVTGVRVMNGIGGSGDFTRNAYISSFITPSVAKGGAISAIVPFASHIDHTEHDVMVIITEYGYADLRGLAPRQRVEKMISIAHPDYRPQLEEYVEAANKVGGHTPHDLTKAFDFHNRFNETGSMRKA; via the coding sequence ATGTCTGATCGCATCCTGAATTCCGAGCTGAAGAACAAAGTCATGTCCGCCGAGGAGGCCGCCAAGTTCGTCAACAACGGCGACAACGTCGGCATGTCCGGCTTCACCGGCGCCGGCTACCCGAAGGCGCTGCCGGCCGCCATCGCCGAGAACGCGAAGGCCGCGCACGAAAAGGGCGAGGAATTCAAGATCAACGTCTTCACCGGCGCCTCCACCGGCCCGGAGACCGACGCCGTGCTCTCTGCGGCCGAGGCCATCAACTTCCGTACGCCGTACAACTCCGACAAGGAGCTGCGCAGCCAGATCAACAAGGGTGAGGCGTTCTACTCGGACATCCACCTCTCCCACCTGGGCCAGCAGGTCCAGCAGGGTTTCTTCGGTGATATGCAGGTGGCCATCCTCGAGTGTGTGAAGATCAACGAGGACGGCTCCCTCGTCCCGTCCTCCGCGGTGGGCAACAACGTCGAGTATGCGGCCAAGGCCGACAAGATCATCCTCGAGGTCAACTCCTGGCAGTCGCTCGACCTGGAGGGCATGCACGACATCTACGCCCCCGAGGAGCTGTGGGACCGCACCCCGATCCAGATCACCAAGGTGGGCAACCGCATCGGTGACATGTACCACAAGATCGACGTGAGCAAGGTCGTCGCCGTGGTCGAGACCGACAGCGCGGACCGTAACTCGCCCTTCACCGAGCCGGATGACATCTCCAAGAAGATCGCGGAGAACTTCCTGCAGTTCCTCGAGGACGAGGTTGCCGCCGGTCGTCTGACCTACGACAACTACGTCATGCAGTCCGGCGTGGGCAACGTACCGAACGCCGTGATGTCCGGCCTGCTGGACTCCAAGTTCGAGAACATCACCGCCTACACCGAGGTCATCCAGGACGGCATGCTGGATCTCATTGACGCCGGCAAGATGTCCATGGCGTCCGCGACCTCCTTCGCTCTCTCGCCCGAGGCTGCGGTGCGGATGAACGAGAAGGCCGACTTCTACAACAAGCACATCATCCTGCGCCCGCAGGCGACCTCCAACAACCCCGAGGTCATCCGCCGTCTGGGGCTCATTGCCACCAACGGTCTCATCGAGGCCGACATCTACGGCAACGTCAACTCCACCAACGTCACCGGCGTCCGCGTCATGAACGGCATCGGCGGCTCGGGTGACTTCACCCGTAACGCGTACATCTCCTCCTTCATCACCCCGTCCGTGGCCAAGGGTGGCGCGATCTCCGCGATCGTTCCCTTCGCCTCGCACATCGACCACACCGAGCACGACGTCATGGTCATCATCACCGAGTACGGCTACGCCGATCTCCGTGGCCTGGCTCCGCGCCAGCGTGTCGAGAAGATGATCTCCATCGCGCACCCGGACTACCGTCCGCAGCTCGAGGAGTACGTCGAGGCCGCGAACAAGGTCGGCGGCCACACCCCGCACGATCTCACCAAGGCGTTCGACTTCCACAACCGTTTCAACGAGACCGGTTCGATGCGCAAGGCCTAA
- the dusB gene encoding tRNA dihydrouridine synthase DusB has protein sequence MAGVTNVAFRTLCREQEQARTGTVSGLYVCEMITARALAERNEKTLHMTTFGMSEDIRSMQLYTVDPEYTFKAARMIAEEGIADHLDLNFGCAVPKITRRGGGAAIPFKRKLFGSIIAAAVKGVEGTDIPVTAKFRIGIDDEHKTHLDAGRIAAEEGASAVTLHARTAAQRYSGDADLGEIRALVEHLRGYDIPVLGNGDIFAASDARTMMDATGCDGVVVGRGCLGRPWLFASLGAELRGEPLPPEPTLGEVTDVIYRHAELLAEHMGEEHACRDMRKHMGWYMRGFPVGGKMRAELTKISSLADLRERLAPYADSPELADDADAPRGRQGSPAKVTLPDGWLDDPQDNARVLDGGGDMNNGG, from the coding sequence ATGGCCGGGGTGACCAACGTGGCGTTTCGCACGCTCTGCCGGGAACAGGAACAGGCGCGTACCGGGACGGTGTCCGGGCTCTACGTCTGCGAGATGATCACCGCCCGGGCGCTCGCGGAGCGCAACGAAAAAACCCTGCACATGACCACCTTCGGCATGTCCGAGGACATCCGGTCGATGCAGCTCTACACGGTCGACCCCGAGTACACGTTCAAGGCCGCCCGGATGATCGCGGAGGAGGGCATCGCCGATCACCTCGACCTGAACTTCGGCTGCGCGGTACCCAAGATCACCCGCCGCGGCGGCGGCGCGGCCATCCCGTTCAAACGCAAGCTCTTCGGATCCATCATCGCCGCCGCTGTGAAGGGCGTGGAGGGGACGGACATCCCCGTCACCGCGAAGTTCCGCATCGGTATCGACGACGAGCACAAGACGCATCTCGACGCCGGCCGCATCGCCGCCGAAGAGGGCGCGTCCGCCGTGACGCTGCACGCACGCACCGCCGCCCAGCGCTACTCCGGTGACGCGGATCTCGGGGAGATCCGCGCTCTCGTCGAGCACCTCAGGGGATACGACATTCCGGTCCTGGGCAACGGCGACATCTTCGCCGCCTCCGACGCCCGGACGATGATGGACGCCACCGGCTGCGACGGGGTCGTCGTCGGGCGCGGCTGCCTCGGCCGCCCCTGGCTGTTCGCCTCCCTTGGCGCCGAACTCCGCGGTGAACCCCTGCCCCCCGAGCCGACGCTCGGCGAGGTCACGGACGTCATCTACCGCCACGCCGAGCTCCTCGCCGAGCACATGGGCGAGGAGCACGCCTGCCGGGACATGCGCAAACACATGGGCTGGTACATGCGGGGATTCCCCGTGGGCGGGAAGATGCGCGCGGAGCTGACCAAGATCTCCTCGCTCGCCGATCTCCGCGAGCGCCTCGCGCCCTACGCGGACTCGCCAGAGCTCGCCGACGACGCCGACGCGCCGCGCGGGCGCCAGGGTTCCCCCGCCAAGGTGACGCTTCCCGACGGCTGGCTCGACGACCCCCAGGACAACGCCCGGGTTCTCGACGGTGGCGGGGACATGAACAACGGAGGATAA
- the phoU gene encoding phosphate signaling complex protein PhoU: MRTAYRSDLDEFAQDLIVMCDTVREAMAKASNALLRASLQEAEDALSMMDPLEDLRQRCKERSIQLLALEAPVASDLRQVISSIYIVEDFDRMAALSMHIAKSARRRHPDLVIPAELQAEFSRLVELVDAMSGKTRELLVNPDADLALSLSTDDDEVDGLNNSLLTRLTRREGEFPTRQAVDTALLLRFYERWADHCVNVSSRIVFLITGLMPDQYEMDRLGVDPEEDIKRRFEDQRKRGSSQYR; encoded by the coding sequence ATGCGCACCGCCTACCGCTCCGATCTGGATGAATTCGCACAGGATCTCATCGTCATGTGCGATACCGTCCGCGAGGCGATGGCTAAAGCGTCCAATGCGCTGCTGCGGGCCTCCCTGCAGGAAGCCGAGGACGCGCTGTCGATGATGGATCCCCTCGAGGACCTCCGCCAGCGCTGCAAGGAGCGTTCCATCCAACTGCTCGCGCTGGAGGCCCCCGTCGCCAGTGATCTGCGCCAGGTCATCTCCTCGATCTACATCGTCGAGGACTTCGACCGCATGGCGGCCCTGAGCATGCACATCGCCAAGTCCGCCCGCCGGCGTCACCCCGATCTGGTGATCCCCGCCGAGCTCCAGGCCGAGTTCTCTCGACTGGTGGAACTGGTCGACGCCATGTCGGGCAAGACCCGCGAGCTGCTCGTCAATCCCGATGCCGACCTGGCCCTCAGCCTGTCCACGGACGACGACGAGGTGGACGGGCTCAACAACAGCCTGCTCACGCGGCTGACGCGCCGCGAGGGCGAGTTCCCCACCCGTCAGGCGGTGGACACCGCGCTATTGCTGCGTTTCTACGAGCGCTGGGCGGATCACTGCGTCAACGTCTCCTCCCGCATCGTCTTCCTCATCACGGGTCTCATGCCGGACCAGTACGAGATGGACCGGCTCGGTGTGGATCCCGAGGAGGACATCAAACGTCGGTTCGAGGACCAGCGCAAACGCGGCAGCAGCCAGTACCGCTAG
- a CDS encoding cytochrome P450: MAINTQNLSNREPVEYADLLHAEGRSAARSGPEVVLVNHAAVVAAARDPETYSSAVSRFLQLPNGLDGDGHAAFRGLIERYLSADAVGGLADDFAATAARVIDERLPDAEVELDAVTDLGAVFSVRAMIDWLGWPVAMEDRLLGWVLENNAATRSGDLERTAAVAKAYDDIIHEVVGGIGEEDTVTAQLVADDSLGRPLSFNEVVSILRNWTGGDLSSMAYSIGVILHGLAEMPAIQDRLRGGVSEAEMTAIIDEFLRIDDPFVSNRRVTTCPVELEGEEFPAGTRVRLHWTGANRDPGVFADPDAFDPHGNAGNNLVWGVGPHVCPGKTLSMVELHSFVHELLARAEVLPAGEENAAREIHPVGGWSARPVRLRPLV, encoded by the coding sequence ATGGCGATCAACACCCAGAACCTCAGTAACCGTGAGCCGGTCGAGTACGCGGACTTGCTCCATGCCGAGGGCCGCTCGGCCGCGCGCAGCGGACCGGAGGTCGTCCTCGTCAACCACGCCGCCGTCGTCGCCGCGGCCCGCGACCCGGAAACGTACAGCTCCGCCGTCTCCCGCTTCCTCCAGTTGCCCAACGGGCTCGACGGCGACGGGCACGCCGCGTTTCGTGGGTTGATCGAGCGTTACCTGTCGGCGGATGCCGTCGGCGGACTGGCCGACGACTTCGCGGCCACGGCCGCCCGTGTCATCGACGAGCGCCTCCCCGACGCCGAGGTGGAACTCGACGCAGTCACGGACCTCGGCGCGGTGTTCTCGGTCCGCGCGATGATCGACTGGCTCGGCTGGCCCGTCGCCATGGAGGATCGCCTGCTGGGCTGGGTACTGGAGAACAACGCCGCGACCCGCTCGGGAGACCTGGAGCGCACCGCCGCGGTGGCGAAGGCCTACGACGACATCATCCACGAGGTGGTCGGCGGGATCGGGGAGGAGGACACCGTCACCGCCCAGCTGGTGGCCGATGACTCGCTCGGGCGACCGCTGAGCTTCAACGAGGTGGTGTCGATTCTCCGGAACTGGACCGGCGGCGACCTCTCGTCGATGGCCTACTCCATCGGCGTCATCCTCCACGGACTCGCCGAGATGCCCGCGATCCAGGACCGGCTACGCGGCGGGGTGAGCGAGGCCGAGATGACGGCCATCATCGACGAGTTCCTGCGTATCGACGACCCCTTCGTCTCCAACCGGAGGGTGACCACCTGCCCCGTCGAACTCGAGGGCGAGGAGTTCCCCGCCGGCACCCGCGTCCGGCTGCACTGGACGGGTGCGAACCGTGACCCCGGCGTCTTCGCCGATCCGGACGCCTTCGACCCGCACGGCAACGCCGGAAACAATCTGGTCTGGGGTGTCGGGCCACACGTGTGTCCCGGAAAGACCCTGTCCATGGTCGAGCTGCACAGCTTCGTCCATGAGCTCCTCGCGCGCGCGGAGGTTCTGCCCGCGGGGGAGGAGAACGCGGCGCGGGAGATTCATCCCGTCGGTGGCTGGTCAGCCCGGCCGGTGAGGCTCCGGCCGCTGGTCTGA
- the pstB gene encoding phosphate ABC transporter ATP-binding protein PstB, which yields MSNKLTLNDVNIYYGDFHAVQNVNLDIPAQAVTAFIGPSGCGKSTVLRTLNRMHEVIPGAYVKGEIKLDDKDIYGKGVDPVAVRNTIGMVFQKANPFPTMSIEDNVVAGLRLSGESNKKRLKEVAERSLRGANLWEEVKDRLDKPGGGLSGGQQQRLCIARAIAVEPEVLLMDEPCSALDPISTLAIEDLIHELKKDFTIVIVTHNMQQAARVSDKTAFYNLEATGKPGHLVEFSDTKKIFENPDQKETEDYIAGRFG from the coding sequence ATGTCCAACAAACTCACTCTCAACGACGTCAACATCTACTACGGTGACTTCCACGCCGTGCAGAACGTCAACCTCGACATCCCCGCCCAGGCAGTGACCGCCTTCATCGGCCCCTCGGGCTGCGGCAAGTCCACCGTTCTGCGCACCCTGAACCGTATGCACGAGGTCATCCCCGGTGCCTACGTCAAGGGCGAGATCAAACTCGACGACAAAGACATCTACGGCAAGGGCGTCGATCCCGTGGCCGTGCGCAACACCATCGGCATGGTCTTCCAGAAGGCCAACCCCTTCCCGACCATGTCCATCGAGGACAACGTCGTCGCCGGTCTCCGCCTCTCCGGCGAGTCCAACAAGAAGCGACTCAAGGAGGTGGCGGAGCGCTCCCTGCGCGGCGCCAACCTGTGGGAAGAGGTCAAGGACCGTCTGGACAAGCCGGGCGGCGGCCTCTCCGGTGGTCAGCAGCAGCGTCTCTGCATTGCCCGCGCCATCGCGGTCGAGCCCGAGGTTCTCCTCATGGACGAGCCCTGCTCCGCGCTCGACCCCATCTCCACCCTGGCCATCGAGGACCTCATTCACGAGCTGAAGAAGGACTTCACCATCGTCATCGTGACGCACAACATGCAGCAGGCTGCCCGTGTGTCCGACAAGACGGCCTTCTACAACCTCGAGGCCACCGGCAAGCCGGGCCACCTCGTGGAGTTCAGCGACACCAAGAAGATCTTCGAGAACCCGGATCAGAAGGAAACCGAAGACTACATCGCCGGCCGCTTCGGCTAA
- the pstA gene encoding phosphate ABC transporter permease PstA — MSTPLSSDTTPLATTGKGFSDISGSRKAVNNVATVLVWVAMLLALVPLVWVLWTVLSSGLGRILTLSWWTEDQGTTPTFMAGGGALHAIVGTFMQTIVAAVFSVPIGIFTAIYLVEYSRGGWLGRITTFMVDILSGVPSIVAALFIYALWISTLGFNRSGFAVTLSLILMMIPIVVRNTEEMLRVVPMDLREASYALGVPKWKTIYKIVLPTALSGIVTGVMLAIARVMGESAPVLILVGSTRTLNLDMFSGPQSSLPLMMLDMYKSGTTAPTIDKMWGAALTLVLIIALLNIAARIISARYSVKS; from the coding sequence ATGTCAACTCCTCTCAGCTCAGACACCACGCCTCTGGCCACCACCGGCAAGGGTTTCAGCGACATCTCCGGCAGCCGCAAGGCAGTCAACAACGTCGCCACCGTGCTCGTGTGGGTAGCAATGCTCCTCGCCCTCGTCCCGCTCGTGTGGGTGCTGTGGACGGTTCTCTCCAGCGGCCTCGGCCGGATCCTCACGCTGTCCTGGTGGACCGAGGATCAGGGGACCACCCCGACCTTCATGGCCGGCGGCGGCGCGCTCCACGCCATCGTGGGTACTTTCATGCAGACCATTGTCGCGGCGGTCTTCTCCGTGCCCATCGGCATCTTCACCGCCATCTACCTCGTCGAGTACTCCCGGGGCGGCTGGCTCGGACGAATCACCACCTTCATGGTGGACATCCTCTCCGGTGTCCCGTCGATCGTCGCCGCGCTGTTCATCTACGCGCTGTGGATCTCCACCCTGGGCTTCAACCGCTCCGGTTTCGCCGTCACCCTGTCGCTCATCCTCATGATGATCCCCATCGTGGTCCGCAACACCGAGGAAATGCTGCGCGTCGTTCCCATGGATCTTCGCGAGGCCTCGTACGCCCTGGGCGTGCCCAAGTGGAAGACGATCTACAAGATCGTCCTGCCCACCGCGCTCTCGGGCATCGTCACCGGTGTCATGCTCGCCATCGCCCGCGTCATGGGCGAGTCCGCACCGGTCCTCATCCTCGTGGGATCCACCCGCACGCTGAACCTCGACATGTTCAGCGGCCCGCAGTCGTCCCTGCCGCTCATGATGCTCGACATGTACAAGTCGGGTACCACCGCGCCGACCATCGACAAGATGTGGGGCGCTGCCCTGACGCTTGTTCTCATCATCGCGCTCCTCAACATCGCCGCCCGGATCATCTCTGCCCGGTACTCCGTCAAGAGCTAG